In Carassius gibelio isolate Cgi1373 ecotype wild population from Czech Republic chromosome B13, carGib1.2-hapl.c, whole genome shotgun sequence, one genomic interval encodes:
- the LOC127970155 gene encoding uncharacterized protein LOC127970155 — protein MKCCLLVCKYIHMDPNIVSRVNWAINRRAEGLVSKHMADMAQRRSAVSEEDTHPLPGDLSRSAEDIPGRADVNFSADSQSYNPAGGKLMREDASSTSETAAHRQIISLLTEIKEEQQRQWEVLKDLQARIHGQVCEEEDEPLDVNLPLRTMEQLDETEQHLEDTEAQKRMVSHLSRMGGATVDDAVRRLMHAVLSFSVGSELNWVGRGQKRSFRNTRLQGVLFRALKRTPVGKEATHHQFADVVKKWLRFAPFRQRGSGRRPHWKPVEFICPKYDSSMEDHNQLNHNQLDSGEIQVTI, from the exons ATGAAGTGCTGTTTGTTAGTGTGTAAGTACATCCATATGGACCCAAACATCGTCAGTCGCGTGAACTGGGCCATAAACCGCCGGGCGGAGGGTTTAGTAAGTAAACACATGGCAGACATGGCACAGAGACGATCAGCGGTGTCTGAGGAGGATACGCACCCTCTGCCAGGAGACTTGAGCAGAAGCGCAGAAGACATCCCTGGGCGGGCCGATGTGAATTTTAGCGCGGATTCACAGTCCTACAATCCTGCAGGAGGAAAGTTAATGCGCGAGGATGCGTCTTCAACATcag AGACAGCAGCCCATAGACAAATCATATCACTCCTTACTGAGATCAAGGAGGAACAACAGAGGCAATGGGAAGTTCTGAAAGACCTGCAGGCCAGGATTCATGGACAGGTGTGTGAAgaggaggacgagccgcttgacgtAAATCTGCCACTACGAACAATGGAACAGCTTGATGAAACGGAGCAGCATTTAGAGGATACTGAAGCTCAGAAGAGAATG gtgTCACATCTCTCACGGATGGGCGGAGCTACGGTAGATGATGCGGTTCGGCGTCTCATGCACGCTGTTCTCTCTTTCAGTGTGGGCTCAGAGCTCAACTGGGTTGGCAGAGGACAGAAAAGGAGCTTCAGAAACACCAGACTGCAGGGTGTTTTGTTTC GTGCCTTGAAAAGGACACCTGTAGGAAAGGAGGCCACGCACCACCAGTTTGCTGATGTGGTCAAGAAATGGTTGCGGTTTGCCCCTTTCAGACAAAGAGGAAGTGGACGAAGACCGCATTGGAAACCTGTTGAGTTCATCTGTCCTAAATATGACAGTAGTATGGAGGATCATAACCAGCTTAACCATAACCAGCTGGATTCTGGGGAGATTCAGGTGACAATATAA